In Pseudofrankia saprophytica, one genomic interval encodes:
- a CDS encoding GNAT family N-acetyltransferase: MTVSIYSPDRAQAQSRAGQVGGIPRQRGEGRRRAAAPCSRRAIRRAVPLIRELTPQDGEALDEVFAGLSPRSRYLRFHAPLHRLSSRFRATLLDVDGQDRLALVAVVCTPEGPRAAGTVRLARTGPGEAEVAIEVADALHRQGIGRLLLTTIGQRAAELGLVCLTAEVLAENTPALALFRSVFPDGPTRRADGILTLTCRLAAVSPT, from the coding sequence ATGACGGTTTCCATCTACTCGCCCGACCGCGCCCAGGCGCAGAGCCGCGCCGGCCAGGTCGGCGGTATCCCCCGTCAGCGTGGCGAGGGCCGCCGGCGGGCCGCCGCGCCGTGTTCGCGCCGCGCCATCCGGCGGGCCGTCCCGCTGATCCGCGAGCTGACGCCGCAGGACGGCGAGGCCCTCGACGAGGTGTTCGCCGGCCTGTCGCCGCGCAGCCGCTACCTGCGTTTCCATGCCCCGCTGCACCGGCTGTCCAGCCGGTTTCGCGCGACCCTTCTCGACGTCGACGGCCAGGACCGGCTGGCACTCGTGGCCGTGGTCTGCACGCCGGAAGGCCCCCGCGCGGCCGGGACCGTCCGACTGGCCCGCACCGGGCCGGGTGAGGCCGAGGTCGCCATCGAGGTCGCCGACGCGCTGCACCGGCAGGGCATCGGCCGCCTTCTGCTGACCACCATCGGCCAGCGCGCCGCCGAGCTCGGTCTCGTCTGCCTGACCGCCGAGGTCCTCGCCGAGAACACGCCCGCCCTGGCCCTGTTCCGCTCGGTCTTCCCCGACGGCCCCACCCGGCGCGCGGACGGCATCCTGACCCTCACCTGCCGTCTGGCCGCCGTCTCCCCGACCTGA
- a CDS encoding aldehyde dehydrogenase family protein: MTIAPAGAEALALPFLSTGPKRLLIGGEWVEAASGRTFTSVNPSTGEVIAELAEGDAADVDRAVAAARAAFEAGPWRRMTPRQRQDLLWAFADAVQRDFEELRLLEALDMGAPLGRPRAKARTSWEASVLRYFAGWATKIQGETIQNSLPGSVLTYTQKEPVGVVGAIVPWNRPISNAIWKIAPVLAAGATMVLKPSEEASLATIRLGELLVELGLPPGVVNIVTGYGSTVGAALAEHPDVDKVAFTGSTAVGQQIIRASAGNIKRVTLELGGKSPDVVFADADLDRAVPGVSMGVFTNSGQVCCAGTRVYVERPIYDEFVERMSTFAGGLRVGNSVDPDTAIGPVVSARQLERVVGYLDLGQAEGARATAGGHRLTDGDLARGYFVAPTVFADVRDDMRIAREEIFGPVACVLPFDSVEEAVARSNDSPFGLAGGVWTRDVGRAHRLAGELRVGTVWVNTMLDMDPAVPFGGYKMSGYGREMGEHALDSYLNVKAVWIRTD, translated from the coding sequence GTGACGATCGCCCCGGCGGGGGCGGAGGCGCTGGCGCTCCCGTTCCTGAGCACCGGCCCGAAGAGGCTGCTGATCGGCGGCGAGTGGGTCGAGGCGGCCTCCGGCCGGACGTTCACCAGCGTGAACCCGTCGACGGGCGAGGTGATCGCCGAGCTCGCCGAGGGCGACGCGGCGGACGTGGACCGCGCGGTCGCGGCCGCCAGGGCCGCGTTCGAGGCCGGCCCGTGGCGGCGGATGACACCGCGGCAGCGCCAGGACCTGCTGTGGGCGTTCGCCGACGCGGTCCAGCGCGACTTCGAGGAGCTGCGGCTACTGGAGGCGCTCGACATGGGCGCCCCGCTCGGCCGCCCGCGCGCGAAGGCGCGCACCTCCTGGGAGGCCAGCGTCCTGCGTTACTTCGCCGGCTGGGCGACGAAGATCCAGGGCGAGACGATCCAGAACTCGCTGCCGGGGTCCGTCCTCACCTACACCCAGAAGGAACCCGTCGGCGTGGTCGGGGCGATCGTGCCGTGGAACCGGCCGATCAGCAACGCCATCTGGAAGATCGCGCCGGTACTGGCCGCGGGCGCGACGATGGTGCTCAAGCCAAGCGAGGAGGCGAGCCTCGCCACGATCCGCCTCGGCGAGCTGCTGGTCGAGCTCGGGCTGCCGCCCGGCGTGGTCAACATCGTCACCGGCTACGGCTCGACGGTGGGCGCGGCGCTCGCCGAGCACCCGGACGTCGACAAGGTGGCCTTCACCGGCTCGACCGCCGTCGGGCAGCAGATCATCCGGGCCTCGGCCGGCAACATCAAGCGGGTCACCCTCGAGCTCGGCGGCAAGTCGCCGGACGTCGTGTTCGCCGACGCCGACCTGGACCGCGCCGTCCCCGGCGTCTCGATGGGCGTGTTCACGAACTCGGGCCAGGTCTGCTGCGCCGGCACGCGCGTCTACGTCGAACGGCCGATCTACGACGAGTTCGTCGAGCGGATGTCGACGTTCGCGGGCGGGCTGCGCGTCGGCAACAGCGTGGACCCGGACACGGCCATCGGCCCGGTGGTGTCCGCCCGCCAGCTCGAGCGGGTGGTGGGCTACCTCGACCTGGGCCAGGCCGAGGGCGCTCGGGCGACCGCTGGCGGGCACCGGCTGACCGACGGCGACCTGGCGAGGGGCTACTTCGTCGCGCCGACGGTCTTCGCCGACGTCCGCGACGACATGCGGATCGCCCGCGAGGAGATCTTCGGCCCGGTGGCCTGCGTGCTGCCGTTCGACTCCGTCGAGGAGGCCGTGGCCCGGTCCAACGACAGCCCGTTCGGCCTGGCGGGCGGGGTCTGGACCCGGGACGTCGGCAGGGCGCACCGGTTGGCCGGTGAGCTGCGGGTCGGCACCGTGTGGGTCAACACCATGCTCGACATGGACCCGGCCGTGCCGTTCGGCGGCTACAAGATGAGCGGCTACGGCCGCGAGATGGGCGAGCACGCGCTCGACTCCTACCTCAATGTGAAAGCCGTCTGGATCAGAACCGACTGA
- a CDS encoding branched-chain amino acid ABC transporter permease/ATP-binding protein, translating into MSQLWQFALIGLAGGGAYALVALGVVAVYRGSGILNFAQGAIGMVGSYIFWDLHAGGAGSGGLYSGTSTEGGAHASLPVAPAMAIGVASGAVLGLLFYLVVVRLLRNSPDMAKVVATLGLMLLLQSVVVKRYGTESHLLPPLFGHGKITIASGVITNDTLAILIVTFALALGLWLMFGKTKLGMNATALRENPVAASAIGISPHPTGLITWGVGGAVAAFAGILLIPVIGLTPDALTLLVIPAMAAALVGRFNGVWITVAVGLALGVAESVMRRYDVNLGITSSLPFAVIIVAVILGGAALPGRGEALTGRLPRAGTGRFKPVTAIIWVLVAVAIPVFASPSWSTAMINSTLFGLLALSIVVVTGYAGQISVACAALAGFGAFIAARLSNDAHLPFLLCLLVGTVAAVVLGVVFGAPAVRVRGVNLAIVTLGLSLAVENLVLTQPSLTGGLDGLTVHDPSLFGLSISPSAHPNRFALVCLAAFVLAAIAVLNLRRGEAGRRFLAVRANERGAASVGVSVPGAKLGAFAISAGIAGLAGALSAFQFRIADFTSYGVFRSISALAFTVVGGVGYVAGAVFSASAAAGGVVANAVSDWLSVGSIDAWLPIATGLVVLDAMVRSPSGIIPAQAAIKDGLVHLVRRLAGRRPAGSTESTESADLEGLAEPGAPSATAATSPATFEPSCPVPAGETVLVARDIEVRYGSTVAVGGVSFELTAGRVVGVIGPNGAGKTSLIDALTGFARTAGGTVELLGRDVTGLRAPVRARLGLGRTFQNLELFDDLSVRENILTALDGRGALAYVRDLVYPRRGRLSDAAAAAVTMLGLDDVLDTVVADLPQGRRRMVAIARLVAQRPAAVLLDEPAAGLNGSERRTASALFRRLASESGAAVLLVEHNIDVVASTCDHVVVLDFGKVIASGRPDEVLRDPAVRAAYLGQLSSDAAEAAAPEPVAAEPEPATAAPEPVAAEGV; encoded by the coding sequence TTGTCGCAGCTGTGGCAGTTCGCCCTGATCGGCTTAGCCGGCGGCGGCGCGTATGCGCTCGTCGCGCTCGGCGTGGTCGCGGTCTACCGGGGGTCGGGAATCCTGAACTTCGCCCAGGGCGCCATCGGCATGGTGGGCAGCTACATCTTCTGGGACCTGCACGCTGGCGGCGCGGGTAGCGGCGGCCTCTACTCGGGAACCAGCACCGAGGGGGGCGCGCACGCGTCGCTGCCCGTCGCCCCGGCCATGGCCATCGGGGTGGCGTCCGGCGCCGTGCTGGGCCTGCTGTTCTACCTGGTCGTGGTGCGGCTGCTGCGCAACAGCCCGGACATGGCCAAGGTGGTCGCCACCCTCGGGCTGATGCTGCTGCTGCAGAGCGTCGTCGTGAAGCGCTATGGCACCGAGTCCCACCTGCTCCCGCCGCTGTTCGGGCACGGAAAGATCACCATCGCGAGCGGTGTGATCACGAACGACACGCTCGCGATCCTCATCGTGACGTTCGCGCTCGCCCTCGGCCTGTGGCTCATGTTCGGCAAGACCAAGCTCGGGATGAACGCCACCGCGCTGCGGGAGAACCCCGTCGCGGCGAGCGCGATCGGGATCTCGCCACACCCGACGGGCCTCATCACCTGGGGCGTCGGCGGGGCGGTGGCCGCCTTCGCCGGCATCCTGCTGATCCCGGTCATCGGCCTCACCCCGGACGCGCTCACCCTGCTGGTGATCCCGGCGATGGCGGCGGCCCTCGTCGGCCGGTTCAACGGCGTGTGGATCACCGTCGCCGTCGGGCTGGCTCTCGGCGTCGCCGAGTCGGTGATGCGCCGTTACGACGTCAATCTCGGTATTACCTCCTCGCTCCCGTTCGCGGTGATCATCGTCGCGGTCATCCTCGGTGGCGCGGCGCTGCCGGGGCGGGGCGAGGCGTTGACCGGCAGGCTGCCGCGGGCCGGCACCGGCCGGTTCAAGCCGGTGACGGCGATCATCTGGGTGCTCGTCGCCGTCGCCATCCCGGTGTTCGCCTCGCCGTCCTGGTCGACAGCGATGATCAACAGCACCCTGTTCGGTCTGCTCGCCCTGTCGATCGTCGTCGTCACCGGCTATGCCGGGCAGATCAGCGTCGCCTGTGCCGCGCTCGCCGGCTTCGGCGCGTTCATCGCCGCCCGGCTGAGCAATGACGCTCACCTGCCATTCCTGCTGTGCCTGCTGGTCGGGACCGTCGCCGCCGTCGTGCTCGGCGTGGTCTTCGGCGCCCCGGCGGTGCGGGTACGCGGTGTCAACCTGGCGATCGTCACGCTCGGGCTCTCGCTCGCGGTCGAGAACCTGGTGCTCACCCAGCCGTCGCTGACCGGTGGCCTGGACGGCCTGACGGTGCACGACCCGTCGCTGTTCGGCCTGAGCATCAGCCCGTCCGCGCACCCGAACCGGTTCGCGCTCGTGTGCCTCGCCGCCTTCGTGCTCGCGGCGATCGCGGTGCTCAACCTGCGCCGCGGCGAGGCAGGACGGCGCTTCCTCGCGGTACGGGCGAACGAGCGGGGAGCGGCGTCCGTCGGCGTGTCGGTGCCGGGCGCGAAGCTCGGTGCGTTCGCCATCTCGGCCGGGATCGCCGGCCTCGCCGGCGCGCTGTCGGCGTTCCAGTTCCGGATCGCGGACTTCACCAGCTACGGAGTGTTCCGGTCGATCTCGGCGCTGGCGTTCACCGTCGTCGGCGGCGTCGGGTACGTCGCCGGGGCGGTCTTCTCGGCGTCCGCGGCCGCGGGCGGCGTGGTCGCCAACGCGGTGTCGGACTGGCTGTCCGTCGGCTCCATCGACGCGTGGCTGCCGATCGCGACGGGCCTGGTCGTCCTCGACGCCATGGTCCGCTCGCCCAGCGGCATCATCCCGGCGCAGGCGGCGATCAAGGACGGCCTGGTCCACCTCGTCCGCCGGCTCGCCGGCCGCCGACCGGCGGGGTCGACCGAGTCGACCGAGTCGGCGGACCTGGAGGGGCTGGCGGAGCCGGGCGCACCGAGCGCCACGGCCGCGACCAGCCCCGCCACGTTCGAGCCGAGCTGTCCGGTCCCGGCGGGGGAGACGGTGCTCGTCGCGCGCGACATCGAGGTGCGCTACGGCAGCACGGTCGCTGTCGGGGGGGTGTCGTTCGAGCTGACCGCTGGGCGGGTCGTGGGCGTGATCGGGCCGAACGGCGCTGGTAAGACCAGCCTCATCGACGCCCTCACCGGCTTCGCCAGGACCGCGGGCGGCACCGTCGAGCTGCTCGGCCGCGACGTCACCGGGCTGCGCGCGCCCGTGCGGGCCCGCCTCGGGCTTGGGCGGACGTTCCAGAACCTGGAGCTGTTCGACGACCTGAGCGTCCGGGAGAACATCCTCACGGCGCTCGACGGCCGTGGCGCGCTCGCCTACGTCCGCGACCTCGTCTACCCGCGCCGTGGCCGGCTGTCCGACGCCGCCGCGGCCGCGGTGACGATGCTCGGCCTCGACGACGTGCTCGACACGGTCGTCGCCGACCTGCCGCAGGGCCGGCGGCGGATGGTGGCGATCGCCCGGCTGGTGGCCCAACGCCCGGCCGCGGTGCTGCTCGACGAGCCGGCGGCCGGCCTCAACGGCTCCGAGCGGCGCACCGCGAGCGCGCTGTTCCGCCGGCTGGCGTCCGAGTCCGGCGCGGCGGTCCTGCTGGTCGAGCACAACATCGACGTGGTCGCCTCGACCTGCGACCACGTGGTCGTGCTCGACTTCGGCAAGGTCATCGCCTCCGGCCGGCCCGACGAGGTGCTGCGCGACCCGGCCGTGCGCGCCGCCTACCTCGGCCAGCTGAGCTCCGACGCCGCCGAGGCCGCCGCCCCCGAACCGGTCGCCGCCGAACCCGAGCCCGCGACCGCGGCGCCCGAGCCGGTAGCTGCCGAGGGCGTCTGA
- a CDS encoding aldehyde dehydrogenase gives MSDSLMYRRTFYIDGAWVEPSSSELLEVISPSTEERAGAVPLATTADIDRAVAAARAAADEGSWARTSPAERADVLSRAAAELRKREDDIARITTDEMGCAASQSKAAQTGLVAVVFDYYAELIRSYEFERVVTAGPRAGLVTSEPVGVVGAIVPWNAPITLAAWKTAPALAAGCPVVLKPAPESPLSAYVFVEALEAAGVPAGLINLVPGGREVGEHLVTHPGTDKIAFTGSTAAGKRIMSLCGEQIKRVSLELGGKSASILLDDADLATVIPAVVHGGMHLSGQVCGAHTRVLIPRSRYEEALAIAGAAADAEPVGDPHDPAVIVGPLVAERQRTRVEGLIAAAVADGVRVVAGGRRPAHLPKGWYVAPTILGDVHNEMRIAREEIFGPVLSFIPYEDSDGADAVRIANDSDYGLSGGVWSGDPARALGVARRLRTGSVAVNGSYPPFPMVPFGGFKQSGIGRELGPEGLESFLEKRSIGLPPSLIPGA, from the coding sequence GTGAGCGACTCGCTGATGTACCGGCGCACGTTCTACATCGACGGCGCGTGGGTGGAGCCGTCGAGCAGCGAGCTGCTCGAGGTGATCTCACCGTCCACGGAGGAGCGGGCCGGCGCGGTCCCCCTGGCCACGACCGCGGACATCGACCGCGCGGTCGCCGCGGCGCGGGCGGCGGCCGACGAGGGCTCCTGGGCCCGCACCAGCCCGGCCGAGCGCGCCGACGTGCTCAGCCGCGCCGCCGCGGAGCTGCGCAAACGCGAGGACGACATCGCCCGCATCACCACCGACGAGATGGGCTGCGCGGCGAGCCAGTCCAAGGCCGCGCAGACGGGCCTCGTCGCCGTCGTCTTCGACTACTACGCCGAGCTGATCCGGTCCTACGAGTTCGAGCGGGTCGTCACCGCCGGCCCCCGGGCCGGGCTGGTGACCTCAGAGCCGGTCGGCGTCGTCGGCGCGATCGTCCCGTGGAACGCCCCGATCACGCTGGCCGCGTGGAAGACCGCGCCGGCGCTCGCCGCCGGGTGCCCGGTGGTGCTCAAGCCCGCGCCCGAGTCGCCGCTGTCGGCCTACGTCTTCGTCGAGGCGCTCGAGGCGGCCGGCGTCCCCGCCGGCCTGATCAACCTCGTGCCCGGCGGCCGCGAGGTCGGCGAGCACCTGGTCACCCACCCCGGCACCGACAAGATCGCCTTCACCGGCTCCACCGCCGCCGGCAAGCGGATCATGAGCCTGTGCGGCGAGCAGATCAAGCGGGTCTCGCTGGAGCTCGGCGGCAAGTCCGCCTCGATCCTGCTCGACGACGCCGACCTCGCCACGGTCATCCCGGCCGTCGTCCACGGCGGCATGCACCTGTCCGGCCAGGTCTGCGGCGCGCACACCCGGGTGCTGATCCCCCGGTCCCGCTACGAGGAGGCGCTCGCCATCGCGGGCGCGGCGGCCGACGCGGAGCCGGTCGGCGACCCGCACGACCCCGCGGTCATCGTCGGCCCGCTGGTCGCCGAGCGCCAGCGCACCCGCGTCGAGGGCCTCATCGCCGCAGCGGTCGCGGACGGCGTCCGCGTCGTCGCCGGCGGCAGGCGGCCCGCGCACCTGCCGAAGGGCTGGTACGTCGCGCCGACGATCCTCGGCGACGTCCACAACGAGATGCGGATCGCCCGCGAGGAGATCTTCGGCCCGGTCCTCAGCTTCATCCCCTACGAGGACTCGGACGGCGCCGACGCGGTCCGGATCGCCAACGACTCGGACTACGGCCTGTCCGGCGGGGTCTGGAGCGGCGACCCGGCGCGGGCGCTCGGCGTCGCCCGCCGGCTGCGCACCGGCAGCGTCGCGGTCAACGGCAGCTACCCGCCCTTCCCGATGGTGCCGTTCGGCGGCTTCAAGCAGTCGGGCATCGGCCGGGAGCTGGGCCCGGAGGGGTTGGAAAGCTTCCTGGAGAAGCGCAGCATCGGTCTCCCACCGTCGCTCATCCCCGGCGCCTGA
- a CDS encoding RNA polymerase sigma factor, with protein sequence MAELTPGELVSRIREGDLSAWPALNERYIGLLWAVARGMRLDEMDAEDAIQTTWLRLVENLGALRDPEYVGSWLVTTVRRECLATLRRRVRVRAGLDQTISDEPAPPDTGPEDVLLLAERDAALWRAFRRLAPRCQHLLRVLMADPPPSYAEVAAALDCSPGYIGPTRKRCLEQLRTLLAAHDQPPGGSDSGSLRHG encoded by the coding sequence CTGGCGGAACTGACGCCCGGGGAGCTGGTGAGCCGGATACGCGAGGGCGACCTGTCCGCGTGGCCAGCGCTGAACGAGCGCTACATCGGCCTGCTGTGGGCGGTGGCACGCGGGATGCGTCTCGACGAGATGGATGCCGAAGACGCCATCCAGACGACCTGGCTGCGCCTCGTCGAGAACCTGGGTGCCCTGCGTGATCCCGAGTACGTCGGTAGCTGGCTGGTCACCACGGTCCGCCGGGAGTGCCTGGCGACACTGCGGCGCCGAGTACGGGTCCGCGCGGGCCTCGACCAGACGATCTCCGACGAGCCCGCGCCACCGGACACCGGGCCGGAGGACGTGTTGCTGCTGGCCGAACGGGACGCGGCGCTGTGGCGGGCGTTCCGCCGCCTCGCGCCGCGCTGCCAGCACCTGCTGCGCGTGCTCATGGCCGACCCGCCGCCGAGCTACGCCGAGGTCGCCGCCGCGCTGGACTGCTCCCCCGGCTACATCGGCCCGACCCGAAAACGATGCCTCGAGCAGCTTCGTACCTTGTTGGCCGCCCACGACCAGCCGCCGGGTGGGTCTGATTCCGGGAGCCTGCGCCATGGATGA
- a CDS encoding DUF4286 family protein: MAKGIMLVQASPASPEVEDEFNRWYDEDHLPDLLTIPGFVAARRFRLREGGHVRAAEGTPRYLAIYEIEADDLDAALKAMRTRPDRGAVSDALGMNPPPVTYIYELLTEVGKTTEATA; this comes from the coding sequence ATGGCTAAGGGGATCATGCTCGTCCAGGCGAGCCCGGCGAGCCCGGAGGTCGAGGACGAGTTCAACAGGTGGTACGACGAGGACCACCTCCCCGATCTCCTCACGATCCCGGGGTTCGTCGCCGCCCGCCGTTTCCGGCTGCGGGAGGGGGGCCACGTCCGGGCGGCCGAGGGCACGCCCCGGTACCTCGCCATCTACGAGATCGAGGCGGACGACCTCGACGCGGCGCTGAAGGCGATGCGCACCCGCCCCGACCGGGGCGCGGTGAGCGACGCGCTGGGGATGAACCCGCCGCCCGTCACCTACATCTACGAGCTCCTCACCGAGGTCGGCAAGACCACCGAGGCCACCGCGTGA
- a CDS encoding cytochrome P450, producing the protein MQPTSSVTPDGPAAAGMVAAGAPMPDEWCLREFDHVSPELAPVLPETLARMRSLCPVAHSEAHGGFWVLTKYEDVLRVAQDWETFTSTEGLNIPPYRGEVRNIPVEVDPPEQRVYKRLVNAHLTPKAIAHWETPARELVTRLIDGFIERGACEFMDDFARPFPSTSFFDFALHAPRDEIAKVAELASVSSVPNHPRAKEGWAGLSAWITNLLATRRGSEPRGDVVDAVLAAEYEGRPLTEAESIGIVQLLVLGGLETTAGALGLMMLRFTHQPEIPALLRAHPERIPTAVEELLRLDSPFIAIARTATRDVELGGREIKAGDKVLLYWASANHDGGEFPDAEAFDPARSPNRHVAFGAGPHRCLGSNVARLNLRIALEELTRRLDDIRLADGADVHFHNTLTRSPHTLPITFRPGPRVSQRSA; encoded by the coding sequence ATGCAGCCAACGTCCTCGGTGACACCGGACGGCCCGGCGGCGGCCGGCATGGTCGCGGCCGGCGCGCCGATGCCCGACGAATGGTGCCTGCGCGAGTTCGACCACGTCTCCCCCGAGTTAGCCCCGGTCCTGCCGGAGACCCTGGCGCGGATGCGGTCTCTCTGCCCCGTCGCGCACAGCGAGGCGCACGGCGGCTTCTGGGTGTTGACGAAGTACGAGGACGTGCTGCGCGTCGCCCAGGACTGGGAGACGTTCACCTCCACGGAGGGGTTGAACATCCCGCCGTACCGCGGCGAGGTCCGCAACATCCCGGTCGAGGTGGACCCGCCCGAGCAGCGGGTCTACAAGCGGCTCGTCAACGCGCACCTGACGCCGAAGGCGATCGCGCACTGGGAGACGCCGGCCCGCGAGCTGGTCACCCGGCTGATCGACGGTTTCATCGAGCGCGGCGCGTGCGAGTTCATGGACGACTTCGCCCGGCCGTTCCCGAGCACGTCGTTCTTCGACTTCGCGCTGCACGCCCCGCGCGACGAGATCGCGAAGGTCGCCGAGCTGGCGTCCGTGTCCTCGGTGCCCAACCATCCCCGTGCCAAGGAGGGCTGGGCTGGGCTGTCGGCCTGGATCACCAATCTGCTGGCCACGCGGCGGGGATCGGAGCCACGCGGCGACGTCGTCGACGCCGTGCTCGCGGCCGAGTACGAGGGCAGGCCGCTCACCGAGGCCGAGTCCATCGGCATCGTCCAGCTGCTCGTCCTCGGTGGTCTGGAGACCACGGCCGGCGCGCTCGGGCTGATGATGCTGCGTTTCACCCACCAACCTGAGATCCCGGCGCTGCTGCGCGCACATCCGGAACGCATCCCGACCGCCGTCGAGGAGCTGCTGCGCCTCGACTCGCCGTTCATCGCGATCGCCCGCACCGCCACCCGCGACGTCGAACTGGGCGGCCGGGAGATCAAGGCCGGCGACAAGGTCCTGCTGTACTGGGCGTCGGCCAACCACGACGGCGGCGAGTTCCCCGACGCCGAGGCGTTCGACCCGGCCCGCTCACCGAACCGGCACGTCGCCTTCGGCGCCGGCCCGCACCGCTGCCTCGGCTCCAACGTCGCCCGCCTGAACCTGCGGATCGCGCTGGAGGAGCTCACCAGGCGACTCGACGACATCAGGCTGGCCGACGGCGCGGACGTTCATTTCCACAACACCCTCACCCGCTCCCCGCACACCCTCCCGATCACGTTCCGCCCCGGCCCCCGCGTCAGCCAGCGGTCCGCCTGA